In the Leptospira sp. WS4.C2 genome, one interval contains:
- a CDS encoding ankyrin repeat domain-containing protein gives MKTILSCSNCFSGHSVSTSKLEGKKGKYRCKKCSAWNHFDYRTEFRSATSDSLVLFDLQFKDQIPEHKLQGQIFGRYTTDFISDWSNEELVFLKDEEGNENDLRISISGLPEIVRLKNFLFDITTESPSKTLKIIINQNVNVSPVRLSITVDTLDDHSVSGKLYLAIADQWNTLLHGSFTATHVYKIQFDEHGDSDKKLPDFISSELATKIYSLSGNILSLQEDFPLINQQAKDELLTLVMYHWPENQSTISEVHFKEGNLQVAFQLSQKKLNETLIFLLSNQVVPNQKHWQLIHDVVCHSETEPLFIPLLKQKFPEGYESHLGSSLESTNEDKTLDWLDSDDVYLLDSFVRTVGSLDYVITDSIRNPLGFSLLQECFVRAKYKSCMRLLERGADPNQVDANGETAIFKLCQDSTLRLQEKTTLMDELIRRGAKVNLQSVNGMTPLHWCSVFGEPSMAKRLIQAGIDIHVSDNSGSTALHEACKFGNSAVLALLLESGAKSNAKTLDEKTGRDLAFENLEIAGLEGDEEKKNRCQRVLSLLDVYGG, from the coding sequence TTTGATCTTCAATTTAAAGACCAAATTCCAGAACACAAACTCCAAGGCCAGATATTTGGTAGGTATACAACTGATTTTATATCGGATTGGTCAAACGAAGAACTTGTTTTTTTGAAAGATGAGGAAGGAAATGAAAACGATCTCCGTATTTCTATTTCGGGATTACCTGAAATAGTAAGGTTAAAAAATTTCTTATTTGATATCACCACTGAATCCCCTTCAAAAACTTTAAAAATCATTATCAACCAAAACGTAAATGTATCACCCGTGCGATTATCAATCACGGTCGATACATTGGATGATCATTCTGTTTCTGGAAAATTGTATTTAGCAATTGCAGATCAGTGGAATACTTTATTGCACGGAAGTTTTACTGCAACACATGTCTATAAAATTCAATTCGATGAACATGGAGACTCAGATAAAAAACTTCCAGATTTTATATCGAGTGAACTTGCGACAAAAATCTACTCACTTTCCGGAAATATATTATCCTTGCAGGAAGATTTTCCTTTAATAAACCAACAAGCTAAAGATGAGCTCCTAACGCTTGTCATGTACCATTGGCCTGAAAACCAATCCACAATTTCGGAAGTTCATTTTAAAGAAGGAAACTTACAAGTTGCCTTCCAACTTAGCCAAAAGAAGTTGAATGAAACATTGATATTTCTTCTTTCTAATCAAGTAGTTCCAAATCAAAAACATTGGCAACTCATCCATGATGTGGTCTGCCATTCAGAAACGGAACCTTTGTTCATTCCACTTCTGAAACAAAAATTCCCAGAAGGTTATGAAAGTCATTTAGGTTCTAGTTTGGAATCTACCAATGAGGACAAAACTTTGGATTGGTTGGATTCGGATGATGTATATCTTTTGGATTCCTTTGTTCGGACTGTGGGTTCTTTGGATTATGTGATCACCGATTCCATCCGAAATCCTTTGGGGTTTTCACTTCTACAAGAATGTTTTGTTCGCGCAAAGTATAAATCCTGTATGCGCCTTTTGGAACGAGGGGCTGATCCCAACCAAGTAGATGCCAATGGCGAAACTGCGATTTTTAAATTGTGCCAAGACAGTACACTTCGATTACAAGAAAAAACAACCTTAATGGATGAACTGATTCGAAGAGGTGCCAAAGTCAATCTCCAATCAGTGAATGGAATGACTCCCTTACATTGGTGTTCTGTTTTTGGAGAACCCAGTATGGCAAAGAGGTTGATTCAAGCTGGGATTGACATTCATGTATCAGATAACAGTGGTAGTACGGCTTTGCACGAAGCATGTAAATTCGGAAACTCTGCGGTCCTTGCTTTATTATTAGAATCAGGTGCGAAATCCAATGCCAAAACTTTAGATGAAAAAACAGGCAGGGACCTTGCTTTCGAAAATTTAGAAATTGCTGGATTGGAAGGTGATGAGGAGAAAAAGAACCGTTGCCAAAGGGTTCTTTCTCTCCTAGATGTATACGGAGGTTAA